The sequence below is a genomic window from Rattus rattus isolate New Zealand chromosome 3, Rrattus_CSIRO_v1, whole genome shotgun sequence.
TAAAGTCTCCTACAAGACGACTGCAGGAAGCGCTAAGCCTCTGGAGGACTTCGAACCTATTCAGaagggggaaattttttttcagagattcCAAGCTGAGGTTGATTTTGAAATAACCATTATTAATGATCAGCTtcctgagagagaagaaacattttACATTAATCTTACTTCAGTAGAAACTAGGGGACTAGGAAAGGGAGATGTGAGTTGGAGACCTCGCCTAAATCCAGATCTCAGTGTTGCAATGGTCACCATACTGGACAATGATGACCTGGCTGGAGgagctgtctctgtccctgtgacAGCAGGGACTGTGGCAGCTGACAGCACTCTCCTTGCCGTGGAAGCTGATTTCACCACACACCCTAACAAAAGCAAGATAACCACCATTCCATATACCACGGAGGTGTTTGCCCCTGTTACAGAGACAGTGGATGTGTCTGCCATCCCTGAGAAACTTGTCACCATTCACAGCGCCATATCTGAGGAGCCTGACTTGGCCCCAGGAACCGCTCAGGCTGCAGTCTTTGGGACACTGAGTCTCGGACCCCCCATTGTCTATGTGTCAGAGGAAATGAAGAATAACACACCCAGTACTGCAGATATTCAAATCCAGAGGACAGGCGGGTCTGCAGGCAATGTCAGTGTAACGGTGAGGACTTTTGGGGGAAGATGTGCTCAGAAGGAGCCCAGCGTCTGGCCCTTTCAGGATGTCTATGGAATTGGCAACCTAACATGGGCAGTTGAAGAAGAAGACTTCGAAGAACAAATGCTAACCCTGACGTTTCTCAATGGGGAAAGAGAACATAGAATTGCAGTTCGAATTCTGGATGATGATGAGCCCGAGGGGCAGGAATTCTTCTACGTGTTTCTCACCGACCCTCAAGGGGGAGCAGAGATTGTGAGGGGAAAGGATGGCTCTGGGTTCTCAGCCTTTGCTCTAGTCCTTATCACAGGTAATGTACATCCTCACTACAGTTATTTGAGTCACTCATCATAACTCATTAGAAATTGCTTTTCTTTGggatgggcatggtggtgcatgcctttaattgtggcattcaggaggcagaagcaggcagatgtctcCAAGTTTAGGACCAGCTTgctctgcatagtgagttccaggccagtcagggaaagagtgagatcctgtctaaataacaatgacaatgacatgAAATAACTGTCTTCCTAAAGTAACGAGTGATACCGAGAGCTCGTGCTGTTTTCAGGCCAGACTACAACTTACCGAATTATAGGCGTTGCTTAGATAAGGGCCAGGTACTTGATCTATAAATCTGTAGTTtcacaacagagagaaaaaaaaatccttaagtccacattatttttctagaaatgcTGTTTTGGATATCCAAGCATAAGATTGCTTGTTTTGAAATCTAAGTTTTTAGCCACTTCCAGTAATCAATCTTAAAGCAAAAATGTAATTGTCAAGAAATCTTCTGCATATGCTCTGAATTAGATTaaaattattatcttttattatttttgaccCAAGATAATTGATATAGTCATTGTACTAgttggacacacatgcacaccaaactctatgtatatgtatgtatatgtttatgcatgtgtatgatgtacatgtatacacacatacaaacgcaCAAACCCTATATATTTGTGTTACAGTCGTttaaagttttctgttttttaatctgtGGCCACTGATCCAGTCATCGTGTTCCTGCCTCCCACTCTCTGTGTTCCTGTGTCCTATTTGCATACATTCACATAGACGGTTAATTTTAGGAGTCCTCACACACATTGATGTGGTGGTAACTTGCTGTTTGCTTCTGAAATAATGCTATATAACAGTGCACAAAGTAGACCAGCTTATCAATAACTAAGGCAGCAACAAGGCCAGTTTATGATTGAACTGTATTTTGATTACATAGTATCTATTTTCATATGCATGAGATGTGAGTTCTAAATAGTCAAATAATGAATTCAAGCCAACAACCATACTCATCATCTCAAATCTTAATGTTTCTGTGGTGAGAACTCCTGAGGTTCATTCTTAGTAACCTCAAGGTGTATAATACTAAGAAATTTACCACCTACGTGCTCCACACTAGATCTCAGCGCTCACTGGTTCCTCAGATTCACTGGCTTCCTCAGAATTGTGCTATTTTAACCATTCAGTTATTACATTGTAATAACGTCCTTTATACTGTTTTTCCTATTTCTATTACCCTACAAATTTTCCCTATCTATAGTTAGCACCATTCCTATTTCAGTAGTATATTGAGAGCATTGTAAATTTTAATTCATGTCTGCAATTTTTTTTACATTGGCTTAATGTAATTCATATATTTCTACTAAAATTTGTTTGGAATTAAGCATCACCCTCATGTTCTATGACTTAAACATTTTATTGCAACCATTCAGATATGACCATGGCTGACAGCCAAAATGTCTAGCAATCAGTGTGACTGGAAATCAGTccagtgaaaataaaaatggtctCTAGAGATTTCCAGCTCTTCTGAGCACTGCTCCATGAGTTGCCATGCAATCGCCAGGCTTTGATCCCTGGTTAGGTGGTTGGAAGAGAGCTTTCTGGTGATCAGCATGCAATTATGCTATTATCACGATGGTATCTGGCAGGAAATTGCTTCTCCATTTATCAGGCAATAGGGCACACAAAAGCCTGCTCAAAGTCTGAACAGTGTGAGATTCTCTGTCAGACAAATGGATGCATGGACTCCTCGCCATGCCTGTCTGTTACTATCATGTGGTGCTGCACACCCAGGGCCATTGCCAGTTATGGCCACATTACCTAAAGTGTCTTTACTCTTCTATTCTGCCCATGCTCCTGTCACCCACCTGGATTCTCCtctttataatattttgttttaagtagATCATTAACTCTCCTGATTCTGTCATCAACCGGTCAGCACAATCTTTCCGTGTTTAGATGTTAGAacccactttattttattttttaaaggtttatttatttaatgtttgtaagtacactgtacactgtagctgttttcagacacaccagaagggggcatctgatcctattacagatggttgtgagccaccatgtggttgctgggaattgaactctggacctctggaagagtagtcagtgctcttaactgctgagccatctctccagcccatagaaCCCACTTTAAAAGAAGCCAGATACTAAATGACTCATTTGGTCTTGGATCTGAGCACTGATACATTAGAAATCCAGAATCACCTTACCAAGAAATACGGTTTGAGTTTATTGTAGATGTAACAAGAGAATTTTAATTTGACCCTGATCAGTGGCTATTgctctacaaaagaaaaacaggaaactaAACTACCAGGGAAGAGCAGAACCAGAGCTGGGAGGAAATAATTGCTACTGAAGGGGAAAATGTGGCATCATCGTCTAATGCCGGGCTAAAACGTGATTATAATGGCTAATTAAGGAAAGTGAGGACTGTCGCTGTAGCTGATAAAGTGCACCCAGGAGGAGTGAGGACAAACAGCCCATCACATGCACGCCCACGGTACATGTGTCCACATTTTCTTACACTTCAGAACTGGGAGACAGAGTTCCTGGTTCCTGTTGTCTCTCCCCAAGCAGTACAGTTACACAGTTTTTCATCTCACTAACCTGCACCAGTGTTTATTTCTGGAACCTCGTGACTTATGTTCCTGGGTGGATGATGTAAATTGTTTTTGAGGTTGATTGCTTTAGGATCATTCCTCCTAGGAGAGACCCCCCTTgtcaaacctctatctccaaagatatttacatcctgactcataacagtagcaaaactgcagttatgaatagcaacaaaaataattttacagttggggtcagcacaacaaGAAGAACTGTGTCAAAGGGtgacagtattaggaaggttgcaaaccactgctctaggatgACTTTGAAAGGCtgtcagtcagagacagcacatGCAGTAGCTCAGATACTGGCCTGACCCACATTCACTTCCATGCTGGTTGGACATGAAATGACTGTGTCAGCATGCAGTAGACGCTCCTCCCCACCACCAGGTTGGATCCTGCTTATgcttgtgtgtgggtatgtacatgtatatatggtatgtgtatgtggtgtatgtgtgtatgttatatgtatgtatgtgtggtgtgtatgtgtgtgaaaatgtgtatgtgttgtgtgtgtatatggtatgtatgtgagtatatacatgtgtgcatatgcatacacatttgtgtgtatatgtgttatatatgtatatgagtatgtgtgtgttgtgtatgtgtgtgtatgtatgtgtggtgtacgtgtgtgtgagtatgtgttgtgtatgtatgtggtgtgtatgtgtgtatggtatgtatgtatgagtatgtattgtgtgcatatgcatgtgtatatggggtatggtgtgtatatatgtgtgagtatatatgtgtatatatgcatgtatgtatgtgcatatgatatgtatgtgttgtgtgtatatgtgatatgtatgtgtgtgtggtgtatatgtgtgaatatgtacatgtatatatatatgtatgtgtgtggtgtatgtgttatatgtgcatgtggtgtgtgtgtgtgtgtgcgtgtgtgtgtgtgtgtgtgtaatgcttcAAATAACCACCCAGGAGCCTCTAACACTCAAGTTTGCCtaatccttttctccttttgtccTAGGGCAGGTAAGTATGTGACATAAACTACCCATTTAAAGGAAGGTAAATTAATTACATACTTCATTTACTTGacaaatactttttattaaagGCTTGCCCTAAGCTGGCTCTTCTGCTGGGAGCACAGTAGAACACAGAAAGCAAAGAGTTGCTACCCTGTTGGAGTTTGCACTGTGTGTGATGCACAACCTTTGACCTAGCAACCATGTGCAAGGCCAGCTGCTAGCAAGTGTAGAGTCTTGTTAGAAACATCATGTGTCCAGCCTTTGCCTTGTCTGTTTGTATCtcattttgtcctgtttggtCCTCTTGGAGGACTGcttttttctgaagaagaaatggagggtAGTGGATCTTGGGGAGGAGGGAGCTAGGAAGAGCGGAGGGAGAAAAAACTGTGCTCAGGACATATGGCATGAAGAAAGAATCTAGtttcaataaaaatcaaacaagttaaaacaaaaaaggagaaagagaatcaTGAACACACACTAGGATGTTAAGGTGGTTTCCTCTTGCCTTTGCTTCTCCAATTGATACCCGCTTTGGCATTATAGTCTGGgaatgtttttagaaaaaaagttaaaaattaaagttcCCACTTTCCATGTGGGAATCTCTCCTTTATACTCTCTGGGCTGTCAAGATAACTGTGGCACTGGAGGGTTTATAAATTCCCACATGCTGATAGCTCTCCATTTTCCCTTCCAGGTAGTGACCTCCACAACGGCATTGTCGGCTTCAGTGAGGAGTCCCTGAGAGGCCTGGAGCTGAGGGAAGGAACTGATAGGAGCAGTCAGCACCTAGTGGTCACAAGGCAGCccaacaggtgtgtgtgtgtgtgtgtgtgtgcgttcacaCTCGGAGATGTAACATCCTGAAATTGTATACAGAACTTAAGATTCATAACGAATGATGACAGCAGGGTGACTACCGATAAAGGTGGCCTGCAAGCTAGTTTGACAGTATATGTTCTTTTAACTCAAACACATTTACTATTATTACTTGCAGGCACCCATCTAATGGTtggatcagaagacaactttcagttGTCACTTCTCTTCTGTATGGGTCTGAGGGATTAAATTCAGATTGTCAGGCTAGGATGGCCAGTGCTTTTATTGGCCAAGCTACCTCACTAGTGTGGGGATGATGCCATTCTCAATCTATTACTTAACTCATTGGGTTTTTAGCCATAGCATAAGAATTCCTAGAGTGTTGTGGATACCATCCAGATCAATACCGGATGGTTTAGACCATCTCTTTATCATGATAACCACTCGGTGATGACTGTGTATATCACCACTGCGCTCCAGGGGAGACTTGGAACATCAAAGGTTTCCTTGCTGCCTAAACTCAGTAGTGAGTTTTTAGGAACTTAGTACATGTCTTTACTtgctatgtgcatgcacatatgtatggatTAAAACATAGGGGCTGGTTCTGTAAAAATGTAGGATAtcttttggttttaaatattatatCTGTTTTTAGTTGTAGTGTGTTCCTCTAGAGAAATTATTGCTAAAAGATCAATAATACCCATTTTCTTGAGGTTTGAGATTCTCTCTGCTGTTTGTTTGCACATTTTGTTACATTGGACAGAGAGGATTTGACTTAACATTCCTGAGCGTTAGTTTATCACTGAACAGTGGGTCATTAGAGAATGCTATGGAGACCATAGGTCTTAGTGTTCTCATTGCTGCAAGTGCAGCTCTGTTCCCCATTGTCAGTCATAGTAAGTGCTGCCCCCtgtggaggagaaggggagttcACATAGTGCCAGGcactgtgtgtgtcttctgtcaCTACATTTCATGGGTTCccggtttttttgtttgttttttgtgcaCAGGGCCTTTGGAGAAGTCCAGGTCTTTTGGAGAGTCACACTTAACCAAACAGCCACCATTCTCCAGGAGAAGGGGCTAAACCTAACAGATGAACTCCGGTCTGTGGCAGGGGTCACCACTTGCACAGTGGGTCAAACACGGTGTTTTATCCACCTTGAACTCAATCCCAAGAAGGTAAGTGCTGTGAGCGGCTAAGCGCTTCTTTAGAATGACACACCTCAGAGCATCCCGATGGAAACTGACTGGGTGGTGACTGTCTTCGCATGACGTCTACGCCTCTCTATTAGAACAAAGACTCAGGTGTAAATTTATGCCATCATAAATTTTTGctgagtgttttctctttttttgccaGGTCTAGGGTACGTTTGGCCCGGCCGCTTGCTGTGTGTAGCCAAATCAGTCTCTCTAACTACTCCGACTATTTACAGCTTTGTTCTTATattcataaacattttttctatttatacacGAGAGATGTTTGTTTCATGTATTCTTGGGTGTTATAGCTTTGATTTACAAAAGAGGCACAGAGACGGCCTTTGGTACCTCCTTGGATAACTGAGTTGCATGTGGCTCTGGGACCCGGAACTGGGCCCACTGCCAGGACAGTCTGCATCATTCAAATGGCGTTTCTCACAGTGACCCACCTGAGTTGACAGGGTGCTCGATAATACATGTGTGGGATTCTATGGGATTCTGATGCTTCACCCTCTATGGTATACTCAGCACTGTTTAATTTTTGCTGCACATTTATTAAATCAAAATATCGAATAAAAACCAGTCCGCCAAATTCTGAAATGAATGTTGAAGCATGAGGGCTTCTTTGCATGAGCCACAAAGTCCCTCAGCAGAGAATCACACAGATACACTTGTCTCAAAGCTGTTCGTGTCACTCAGCCAATTTGGAAATACCATCATTGTACATttcaatatttcaaatgtttttctacTTATTTTATCAGCTTTTGAGAGTTGCCATAGTAGTTATACTTCTGTCTTCTAAGGTGGTCCTCATACACAGTTTCATATTTTGTGGATATTTTGTTCTGAAAGCAAAAGAGACCACCCGTCGTTGGTCACTGAGGCTCCCGGGCCCTGGGTAATTgctattttgcttttgttgagtTGTGAGACCTTGTTCCTGGCTGTAGAAGTTTCTGAGAAATACTGTTCATGCACACTGAAGTGTTTTTATTAACTCACACCTTCGAGGATAATTTTCTCAGTACCCTGTTTACAACGCTGCAGTTCCAGCTCTACAGAGATCCTGAGGGAACCTCAGTAGATGTGAGGCTGATGCCAGGGCCCTCTTGTTTCTGGGAAGGCGACCTGGAGGAAGCGGGAGAACAGTCTGCCCTCCTTAGCCTGTGTCCTACTGATTTAAAGAAGATCTCTGGCCCCTTTCTGCttcatttgtttgcatttcacAGGCGCTAAGCATGCGTTCCAATTTTTGATGccattcttgcttttcctagaaataaatctttatgtGCACTTCTTACTGTTAAACTCTAACTACCTAAGTGTACAAAGAATAGTGATGACCACTGTTTTAAtttgttattgaaaatagattttctctTCATATAATATACAGTAAGTACAGTTTCTTCTACCTCTAGTCCTCCCAGCTCTgtcagctcctcctccctcttaaCCATTTCTGTCTATCATTAGAAAGCAAAGAGGCTTCTAGGAGAAAATAATATCGTATAATGAAATAATATAACAATGTAAAggaacaaaaactaacacatccgaataggacaaaacaaacaagcagaagaaaAGGACCCTaaggaaagacacagaaacaccccctcatttgcacactcaggaatcctataaaaacataaaactggaAGATAAAATATATACTCACAGGGCTTATAGCATAAAACGTGTGGGGAAAATCCTCCTGCTGGTGCACAGCCTACTCCTAAgaatagtttgtttccccagtgaaacTCCTTGAGGagaattacattttcatttttaagtggtTACCAATAGCATCTGGGTTAGGAATGGGCCATGTGTTCacctctcctttcagctctaagaCTCCATCTGGTCCAGATCCACATTGGCCCTGTACAAgctcctcagtctctgtgagttcttatgtGTGTCAATTCCGTTGATTTAAAAGGCCTCATCTTTTCCCTATCCTCCTAGTTCTTAAGATCTCCCAGTCTCTTCTTCTGCAGACCCCCTGATTCCTAAGGGGAGGGCTTTGATGGAAATATTCTACTAAGGGTTTCCTGAGGTCTTTTACTTGCTGCATATTGCCTGGCTATAGGCTATTTAGTTTCAGGTttttggtcacccaagcagtgctAGATATGGGTTTCAGCTCATGGAGTGGTCCTTAAGTCAagtcagatattggttggttgcTCACACAAGCTTTGTGCTACCATTGCACCAGTATTATCTTGCAAAGCAAAGGacttgtggctgggttggtattTACCTTTCTGctttggtagtgtgcagagtaccATCCTTTACCAAACACACCAGAACATAAGGGTAAAGGCTGTATATAGGCACTAGCTTGACTTCTCCACGTACAgtgagttgtgtgggtgttgttCTGACATCAGTTTTTTGGAGAACATCCTACAGTCTTGACAAGTCTTAGTTGTTTGGGGGTTTATGTGGGACCcctttggtcaacaactcaattaCATGTAAAACattcccagtactggaagcttcattcgGTCACAGGAGATCTCCATTTGGGCTCTGTCTACCGTGTTATTGAGTGATTTTATtgcctttatatatgtatatatgtattacacCATTAGGAATGTTGAGGATCACTGGTCTAACTAGAGGAAAGCCAcaaattaagtaaatatttaagtaGTTTCAGATAGGTAAGAAAGATaactaattttcaaaatattatactTCCATTGTTTTTGCAGCTGTTAAAAAGTAAGTAACAGACAAGGACAACAAATTCTTatgtcagtcaaagaaaatgtaaaagaagaagaagctgagaggagaCACAGAGCTTTAATACTAGCACTGCAGAGGCTGGAGTACAAAGAACacagtcagaggccagcctggcactCGTACCATATCTCAGAAGTAAAGGAGGAGAATatgattgtggtttttttttgttgttgttgttgttattttccaATTTAGCTTGATCATTAGCAGTCGGACTGAAGGTCCACGTTAATCCAAATGAGTTTAACACAAGGGCAGGGGATGATTCAGTTTGAAAGGAGGCTCCTGTGTTGAAGAGAGGAGCTGCTAAGCCTGACAGTGGCCCTAGTCTTGCGGTGACACCACAGTCATGGTCACTGCCAGAGTAAAGGTCCTCCGCCTTCACCCCAGGAGATTCTGAGCAGAGCGAGGAAACGAGGTAGAGATTCCGTAAGTCTGAGCATCCCAACAGGAAGCTGAGTGGCTGACAGAGAGCAGCAGTGTCAGCCTCCCAGGGATGGTCAGGGCAGTGGGCACACACGCTTGCCACCCACTGCATGAGCAGACACTGGTGCTCGGCTGCGACTGCTGACTTTCATCCAAGAAGTTCTTTGGTCTTTGCTGCGAGACGCCGGTCCAGCTCTGCCACTGTGTCGTCCGCCATTTGGCTGATCTGCTTCTCGATGAGCCTAATGGTGTCCTCCGAGGTTTTGTCCTTTGACTTCTTCAGTTTATTCATTGCATTAGTGTGAACCTTCTGTAAATTTTCTTTGGCTttgttggtgttctgtttggCCAGTTTcaccagcatttctctgtgttccCTGGTTACTTTAGGAATGGGTACCCGAATTAGTGTTCCTTCCACTTCTGGGTTCAGATTCATTCCACTTTCTCTTATAGCCTTGATAGCTGCAGCTGTACACTCTGGGAAGCTGGCCATATTCCCCAGAATCAACTGTGGCGACTCCACGGAGATCTGGCCAATCTGGTTTAGAGCGAGCTTCCCATCAGCAGTTACCACAGTAATATGATCAAGGGATCCTGGTGCAGTCCTTATGTTGAGAGTCTTATTGAAATTATCTTTAAGTGCTTCCATCACAGATTTCATTGTCTTCATCTGCCTCTTCCAAGCTGATTATGTTCTCAACTGAGGCAGTGTTAATGTTCACTCTGGCCTGGGGCTGTCCTTTCCCTTTGGCTTTGGCCTTCTTGGTTGCGAAATGGCGAACTGGCACTTCAACTTCTTACCTCCCtgagttctttaaaaagaagttgctttggtcaggttAATTTAttacaacaacaagaagaaaaaaaaagctaagataGCAGGTATGCTCTTAACCCACTAAATCTATTTAAACTCAAGCATGTAGACATTGGTGCAATGCTTTAGAAAAATGCTTAGGTAagatattgtttcatttttacttttctcctttcttttacttttctgagCATTTCTGACTCCTGAGAGAGGAATTTTCTTCTAGTTAGGGTAAAAGTCCACCCTGAAGTACAAATGCCCTAGTAGGAGAGGGTCGTACAGCAGATATGTGTGCATTGGGTTCATGTGAAGTCTCCCATCATATTTAGGAGTCTGGAGATGTTCAGATATGCTCTTTAAATCTTATTCCTCAATAGATTTCAGGCACGTTGTCTGAATAGAGCATTTCTTTGCCCGACTGGAAGATTCTTTTTGTCTTTAGTCTAATTATATGTAGGCACCCATCTGTACACTATTCAGTTTTTAGATAGTTCTTTACTTAGATTACAACACGTTCTTTTGATGGTAAGTGGTTATAAGTAATGTTCTAATCATCATCACAATGAAAAGGAATATTTTACtggaaaataaagacaagagTGTCTATTGGAACTTAATATGCCAAAATCCTCACTTCAAAGAGACTATTGTGAATTCAAACTCCTACTGCCATTAGGGAATATTAGCTCTTGAATACAATTGCCCTTACTTTTCCTACTGCTTCAACTTCTTGCATTTGCCAACTATAGTTTCTCATAGTAGAAAGAATATACCTAGTTCCACATTCCAACACTTATGGACAGTGTATTGGCAAAAGTAAGAAAATTTATATGCTGTTGGATAACTAAACACATTTCTTTAAGCATTGAAAATGAGATTAAGAGCATTTAGCGTGTGACTAAGGTGGAACTTTTTTGGATCATACAAAAGGAtttgttgctttgtttcattttctttcaaattatcaCAACAGAAGAGGATTAGAACCTAATCTCACTGGCAGATAAGAATATGCCTAATGCACCCTTAGACAATGACATGTGCAGTTGAAAATATATCAAGTCACTTTAACAGGATATGCCAGTATGCTAACAACGTGGTTAAacatttcagatttttctttgTAACAGTAAATCATTTGTTAAAACAGATGATTGACAGCGTATTATAAAAAGCAATGCAGGCTTTAGAAAATGGGTAAtttcagagagagaaacaagggtACAGCATCAACAGAGTTAATTTTGACTTGATATAATGTTATTTGAAAGCTATATGAAATTTCAGAACTTGTTATCAATATATCCTAATATttgtttaaaacttaaaaactttttttaaaaatggggactCAGAtgatagagtgtttgcctagcacaaACAAAGCCCCGGGTTTGATCCATTATGCCACATATGTAGAAAGCGGTGGTACACACCTGATCCTAGTCCTTGAGAGGTAGACCAGATGGAGCTTCAGGAAATTTAAGTTTATCCTTGTATATACACTGAGTCAAGGACAGCCTTGccatatgagaccctgtttcaaaagattcaataaataagtaaatcttatgAAGTTcaagtctcccctccccccttttttccttACAACTCACAGTTTAACTCTACACTGTATTTAACTCTACACTCTGCCCTGGCTTCTACCTGATATCAATGTTGAGAAAAGTACCATAATGTGGgatgttttgtttaagatttgaatatttatgtaaatatttttgaccATATGGAGTAAacattatatcatttttatttttatacttaaggtatcatatatatgtatatatatataattatgaaatatttataaatccGGATGTTATC
It includes:
- the LOC116897337 gene encoding ribosome-recycling factor, mitochondrial-like — encoded protein: MKTMKSVMEALKDNFNKTLNIRTAPGSLDHITVVTADGKLALNQIGQISVESPQLILGNMASFPECTAAAIKAIRESGMNLNPEVEGTLIRVPIPKVTREHREMLVKLAKQNTNKAKENLQKVHTNAMNKLKKSKDKTSEDTIRLIEKQISQMADDTVAELDRRLAAKTKELLG